Below is a window of Populus alba chromosome 2, ASM523922v2, whole genome shotgun sequence DNA.
ATTACAGATTATttcttttgaaacaaaaataaaagttgcaAAAACCTTAACTTTTCCATGTCCTTTACAACTAGTTTCGTTTGTGATATTAATGATCATTTTTTATACACGATCCAAAATAAGTTGAGAAGAACAGCATGTACCCAGCTCGGTGAATTTATAGAGGGACCATCCCATCCTATGTGGGCAACATGTTTTACATCTGTGGGATAACCAATCTGCATTTCAGGCTCTTTCCCGTCATTATCTGCACCACAGTTGAAATTTCTATCGATATCACCCAGAAAAGAACACGTATCATATagcattgtttatttttccaaGAATTGGAGAGGTGCACAAGCACCACTGCACCATGAGAGAGAGAACTTGCATACCGAATATTTGAGAAATGAATCTTAAGCCTTTTAAAAGGCCCTTCATTGTGTTGTTTGACATTTggttaacttgaaaaataactttctGTAAAGTAGCTAGCCTTTAGTAGGAGAGGTGTTGATGACAAATTAAAGCTTCAAATCTGAAACACAGAAAGCaagaagaattttatttttttttctggttagaACATGTATATACATCTTGTGTGGCAAGAACtatcatacaaaataaataaaatgatttgcgTAAAGGGTATTCATTAATGAAAATCTATGGGATTAAGAACATACTTGGACAATAAAACTTGCTTTGATGAGATAAGTCACTAGACTCATGGCAGCAATGAATTCAAACTGCAGTTCTTATTAAGAAACCAGACAATCGAATTCTACAAGAAATTTTTGGCATATTTTCAAGCTTCAAGAAgaaatgaaattcaaagaaaactaagaaaaaaacgagaaaaaaaaaaacaattagataaCTTTTTGACAAATGTCTAGAAAGAGTGGTGGTGATGAGAGGGGGGTAAAGTAACTCATAAAATTGCTGTTTAAGGCAAGACTCGTGTTAATTCGATGGCCATGAACCAAAAAACGAAGAATTGATCGAAGTTTTCGGTATAGGAATGAAGAGGAATTAATGGGCCATTACTGAACACACTAAATTTAGGAAGGTTTTAACAAGTCTTTCTTCTGTATTCCATTATGAATGAAAGGCTATATGTTTTGGTGGCATGCATGGTTCTTGTTGACTTCGCTGGTGCCTGCTGACTGCTCGGATGAGAAAATGGTTAGCCTGTGTATTCCCTCTGTAAACAactatctatctatatatagggtcccttttattaattttctaaacaTACTAGTCCATaccatatataattaattaagcattGAGGGTAATTTCTGAACAAATCAATCTTAACTCCTAGCTTAAAATATGACGTGCATGGTTAATCATTATAAGCTAACAGAGTTTAGGTAATTAACAGGTCAATTAAGAAGTGGGGGCAAAGTGTTTATgctgggaaaaagaaaaaatcgcCAAGTACACCATCTCACATACATGGATCTTGTAGGATTCTCAAGAGATACTAGAAGAAAATGATTATTCATCTCTTCTGCACCTTATGTGAATCCCGAGATATTGAAGAATATCCAGAAAGGTATTTAGGAATCGATTTAATTATATCTCTGTTCGTTCCATTTAAAGTTCATTTGAATAAAGGAAGGATCCCAAAAGATCGATCTCTTGCGTATTACAATTTCTGTATTTCTCAAGAAATGAAATCTATAAAAAACTGAACCATGCTTCATACTaagaaagataataataatacgtTGAAAGTTATTGTGTCAACTTGACACAAGCTGTTCGTTCACGGTATTCTAAAGGTGATTTGTTTGTTAAacttttacttttctcttaCAGTCGTTTGGTGCATTcgtttttattaagatttttataaataaaaatttaccacGGGTCTCTCAAATATACCAGAATATGAACTTGATAATCAGCTAAGTCCAAGATAATATGTGTCTGACAAACATATCAAACTCAAAAAACTTGAACTTGACAGTTACCCAAGTCAAGTTAATGAAGATCTAATAAACATGTTATACTCAAAGAACTTGAACTTGACAGTCACCCAAGTCAAGTTAATGAAGATTTAATAAACATGTTATGTCCAAAATACTTGAACTTGACAGTCCACCAACTTCAAGATAATATGAGtatgaaaaacatgttaaacCCAAAGTATACTAGACCTAGAAAACGTAGACTTGACAGACAACCAAGCTCAAAATAACATAGGTTTAACAAATATGCTAAATCCAATAAACTTGAACTTAGTAAATAATTAAGCTCAATGTAATATGGGTCTCGCAAGCATGTCAAACCTAAGGAATTTGGACTTAAAAGTCAGCCAAGTCCAAGATAACATAGGTATAACAAACACATCAGACCCAGAGTACGTGAGATTGATAGTCAACTAAGCCTAAGGTAACGTGGGTCTGACAAGCATGTCAGATCCAAAGAACTTAGACATTACCAAGTTCTAAAGCTATATGTCTGATCTTGAACGATCctctacaataaaaatattaaagatatgaTAAACCATAATGTCTATACTCATAGGTATATACAAGATCTTTGAAGGCATTTATCATATGTACTATCTTATTAATGatatgtaagagatatttatctcCCATTAATATTGCCAAAACAGAgaacttttcattattttccttCTCTAAAAACGACAAAGTTCAAAGAGTATAAATACCCCCAAACCATCCAGGTAAAAGATTAGAACTTTTTATCTCTTAAGATACGGATATATAGATTTCATAGCATTAACCAACTAAAAATTTAAGaacaaatatctttattttttgaatttaaaactcttttaagttatttattgttttaagtcAATTAGtatatttcttataaatatactgattttattatCAGATGGACTTTAAATCTCTCAATTGAAACTGTTTTTGCAGGTACTCAagcttttattataaatttggaATTccttatattaagaaaaaaaagtcgaAGTACTTAAATTAACCACTTTCTCAAACactaaataacattttatttatatattttagattttgagaCATCACCACATTTAATTCTATAAATACAACTGTTCTATCTTTGCCACTGTGATTAATGGGGTATTTGCAACTAGTCCATCCTCTCTCTCAAATTTTCGATCAACTCTGATCTCCCCTCTGTATATTTGTTTCGTTTTTCGTGATGCTTGATCTAAAATATTGCTCATTCTTTAAGATAAACTCTTCACGGCCCttttttcttggcttttttAAGAACCACGGATATACAGgttgcataaaaattatttcatgtaGGTGTTGTAGTGATCAGGATTCAGGAATCAAGAGAGAATGTCAAGAAATCACATTTCAATGAggataataaaatgaaatggtGAATTTGCTATCACTAAAATTTGCAAATACCAGGGCAAAATGTGATCAAACTCCTGAGGAGGTGATCAACTAAAACTGGAAAgaatcaaagaaattaaaaaaaaaaaaaaaacccagcaaacaattatataattcaagGTCCTGACGAACTTCAATCACCGTTGACTATGGCTCATCAAGCTTTCAAAGTGTCCATTCCAACACTAGCCTGCAGCAAGTCCGAAATCGTGTATCAGCGCAAACAGAAAACCACGGGATGCTTAATGCAAGTCCAGTCAAACTTCAAACGTTAAAACCAATAACTTATTTGCTAAATCTTACGAGGAACTTGTGATTCTCTTCCAATAAAGGTGAGAACCTTCCACAGAAATCTTCCATGTCAGAAACATCATCTCCTTTGACACCCACTACACTCATAAACTTCTTCCTATCCGGAGCCAACTTCAAGGCAACCTGCATCCAGTTGATTGGAtttcaataacaataaaaaccaGTAGTGAAATGTACAATGCATTAAGATTTGGTGCAATTATAtcttatttcaagaaaatttaaaacaaaatagagaACATTTTCACTAGAAATTTCTTTCACAAAAGTTCTACAGTTGCATATGCATTTTTAGAtgcaataaaagaagaagaaagcatgCAGCTTATGCCAATAGAACCATATATCAAAAATCAAGAACATTGATGCTACAGGTGTTTACGCTAAAACTTGTACTAGCCAGCCAGCCATGCCATTTTTTCAGGGACTTGTCGTATGAATCAGTGCAAACTTGTGACATGCTCCAGTCCGGATGCACCATTAAGTTGCGGAACAGTTCTGACAAGAAATCCATGGCCCTATAGAAGTCAAACATATACTGTCTCAAACATGAAACATAAGAAATTGCACACTCCTGACAGACACAAAACGGtaatttttccaaataaaatacGGTGTTAGTGCTAACCTTGTCAGCCAAAGTAAAGCATTTGTGCAACTGGATGAAGATTTAGCCTTTTTCGATTCAATTTCTGACTGTACTATCCTGTACAAGTAATTGAATTCTGATTGATTGGACAAATACCTAGTCTCCAGCCTCTGcaacaagaaaaggaagagtAAAGAATGTGATATTGATCAGTTTCTTCTGCAGAAAATAGCTATTGACACAGAAAAAGCATCTACAGCAGCTGCATAGAAAAGGGATCATCTTACCGATATATTACCACCAATGTCAGATTTTACAGGTCCCATGGCTGGTCCAAAGTTGTCTGCAAGCATAGAAGCAATCATTACTGGCCAAAGAGATCAATTCTGTGTATCTCCATGAAATAAACCGAAACTGTAACACCAGCAAAGGCTGTTGAGCAAATTTGCATGTTCCCAGTCATCCAGAAATCAAGgaggaaaacaaaatttcttttcaaatattcaTGGCTGAAAGAGAGAGTCATTAAAGAAGTAACACATAACAATGAAGCACTGTATTTTACATGTTCTTTAGTTTCAAGCATGAAAGAAATTGTGCAGGTATGCGTGCAAAATCAACAAGTCTCTGACAAAATAGCAGTAAGTAAGATGTACCTAAAACAGGCAATACTGTTTTGCACAAATCCAAGAAAGGCTTGGCAAGAATTTCTCCCTCGGGAGACTTGACATGGTCCATCTTTTCCAAAGCTGCAGCAAACACATTTCCCTCCATTCTTCCACTATACTTGTTAGCTGCATACCAAGTTGCTTATTTATTAGCCCTAGTTCGATAGAACTAAGGTATATATGCAAGTGTAAAGATTCATAAACTTGATAGGCATTGACTACATGCAGTTATCACAAGCTACAAtctaaaagagaaagaaaagaaaagggtgtaTTAATTTCGTTTCTTCTTACAACGACAGAGGGATTATTTAGCAAATTTCACCACCTAAATCTCATCCTTCTTCATTGTAGTTGGAAAACTATGCTTTAGCTCTAACTCACCGTGATCTCTCCTAGCAAAAGAAGAGGGGCACCACTAGACTGAAGGATcctgtgtttgatttttggctTGCAAATACACCattgaaaaatgaataaaattctTAACAGAATTGATTGATTATGAAAGCTTAGTGATGGACTGatgttattaatatatatatattaatggtgtCAAACATGAAAAACAGGAACTGATTAATGCTCCGTAATATAGTGCTAAACACGAATTAATCACCTGTGAATATGAGATGCCGAGGTCAGAATCTGTGCGAAAATGGAAGACAGAAATACCGTTATTTCAGTTGTCAATGTGAGATCGATTGAAACCACGGCGTTCAAGAGCTACTTAGCCACATAGTttaatgagaaaacaaaaactaattccCTAGTCTACGGGAGTTCGGAACTGTTTGccgtaatttattttattttttcatttgactCAGTTTTGATcgatcaattcaaaatcattttaactttGTGGCCAATGTGATTTTAAATGACTGGCAtgatagttaaaaaaacatgctttaCTCTATGAATTCGAACCTCGGACACAAAATCATGAGAATTTATTAAATCCCTCTTAATACAGCGATGTAGAATATACGTATTTAAAATTGTTCGGAAACCATTCcgaaaagaaaattgatcttGATTGATGCGTAAACGAGTATGAGAATGCTCCTTATCATCAAgcaaaaatcatttattattactattatttggAAAAAgttcaaaactcaaaaccatGTACCTGGCTGAACGGCTGTTATCCATTCTAATTTTGTGCTAAAGAGTAATTAAAACGGCAAAAAATAAAGCTctctttttgttatcttttggcCATTGTCTTCTCTGTATACATTTACATAAGCTTTAAACACTTGGCATGCAAACACAAGTAATGTTAGCAATATTAATGCCAAAATTATGATCTAGATTGGAAATatgattatagttatttttatactataacatatgttaatgatattttttttattttttaaaaattattttttgacatcaacacatcaaaataatttaaaaacactaaaaacatattaatttaaagttaataaaaaataaaataaatttaaatttttaaaaaatacttttaaaatataaaaataaacctcATATTAAAAATGACATAGAGATGCTGGGGGCATAGCGTAGATAGGATGCTATACGACATGCCATATTACGAAGTATAAAGTATTATACATAAAATGCTATATTGCTGCAGAAGCATTTCATACCAAGATGCTATAGACATCATAATGACTTCAATTtaacaagggaaaaaaaacgaaagagaCATTTGCCGAAAAGAAAATGACTAAATCGGAGTGGGAGGGAGAGACGCTACAACTAAAGAGAATCtgtaaaacataatttgaatCCTCGGCAAATTACATAAGTTGCCGAAGCTTACCCTACAATCTCAAACAAGCCTATATCTTATGCTAGAATCATAGTTGATAAACTTACCCTAGTTGAATAGATTGATTCGAAAAACTTGGGATTCaaaacttaatataaatttaatttttaataaaattaaataaaatattattctaataaaatCTGATAAGATAGATTTTAAGTAATCTAGTTACCCTAtataatttttctcaagttaatatcaataaatttaaaaataagttatttaaatAAGGAAACGACCCAATTATCCAAATTCCTTTTCTAGTCGAATCATCGTTCTCCAAAGACTCTCCTCTCCCCACACAATGTTTCTAATTCCATTAACCTTTAGTGATCAAATCGATGGCCCAATTTACAAAGTTCTCCCGTAAAGCGGGGCAACTATAGAATTTATGGAACGATTGGCTGAAAAGCGAAAACACCCAAAATtgaaaacatcataaattttaagccatatataagaataaaaagaaaagaaaggatgcAAAAGAAAATAGTTGAAAGTTTCGACGTGATAACCAATAGTAAAAACACACGTGTAAACATCCAATAACCCACCCGAGAGCACCACAACCTAAACGAAAAACCCTAGAAGCAGGTCTTCTAGTACTTCATAACCTCGGTGCTCACAGCCCTCTCCTCTCCCTCAGCAGTCGCCTCTCTCCGTCGAGTTTTTGCAGATCTGCCAAAAATGGTGAGAGGGTTTTTCCATCTCCTCTGTTTTGCTTCGGAGAAAATCCGTTACTCCATAACTTGATTCGTTT
It encodes the following:
- the LOC118052816 gene encoding glycolipid transfer protein 1, whose amino-acid sequence is MEGNVFAAALEKMDHVKSPEGEILAKPFLDLCKTVLPVLDNFGPAMGPVKSDIGGNISRLETRYLSNQSEFNYLYRIVQSEIESKKAKSSSSCTNALLWLTRAMDFLSELFRNLMVHPDWSMSQVCTDSYDKSLKKWHGWLASTSFSVALKLAPDRKKFMSVVGVKGDDVSDMEDFCGRFSPLLEENHKFLASVGMDTLKA